A genomic region of Armatimonadota bacterium contains the following coding sequences:
- a CDS encoding FAD-binding oxidoreductase, with translation MECGVVGALREALGPEKVSTTDSVLDAHGRDEGYPEARPPVAVAFAERLADVQAVLRVARAFRVPVIPFGAGTSLEGALVPLGAAISLDLSRMNRILEVRPEDFLAVVEPGVTYVALNRAVRRAGLFFPVDPGAEATLGGMAATNASGTMTVRYGGMRQNVLSLQVVLASGEVLELGRGVRKTSSGYDLKDLFIGSEGTLGVITRLVVRLHPLPVHVHTVRAFFPSVLEAAQAAYALMASGLPVARLELLDAAAMAAINAFLHRNYLEQPALFVEFHASSEAAMRQEAQTALELVRSCGATSLDVARTPEERSAQWEARHRAYWAFTHQFPGHRFLTTDVAVPLSRLPEMVAFAQALLREFRLPGRIVGHVGDGNFHVLVAVRPEEYDRAEAYSERLVRRALEVGGTASGEHGVGLRKRKYLEVEHGPAREWMRRIKALLDPDGILNPGKGAG, from the coding sequence ATGGAGTGCGGGGTGGTGGGAGCTCTCCGGGAGGCCCTGGGGCCCGAGAAGGTCAGCACCACGGACTCCGTGCTGGACGCCCACGGCCGGGACGAGGGGTACCCGGAGGCGCGGCCGCCCGTGGCCGTGGCGTTCGCGGAGCGGCTGGCGGATGTGCAGGCGGTGCTGCGGGTGGCGCGGGCGTTCCGGGTGCCCGTGATTCCCTTTGGGGCCGGCACGAGCCTGGAAGGCGCCCTGGTCCCATTGGGAGCCGCCATCAGCCTGGACCTCTCCCGCATGAACCGGATCCTGGAGGTGCGGCCCGAGGATTTCCTCGCGGTGGTAGAGCCCGGCGTCACCTACGTGGCTCTCAACCGGGCCGTGCGGCGGGCTGGGCTCTTCTTCCCCGTGGACCCCGGGGCCGAGGCAACGCTTGGGGGGATGGCGGCCACCAACGCCAGCGGCACCATGACGGTGCGATACGGCGGGATGCGGCAGAACGTCCTGAGCCTCCAGGTGGTGCTGGCCTCCGGGGAGGTGCTGGAGCTGGGACGGGGCGTGCGCAAGACAAGTTCCGGATACGACCTGAAGGACCTGTTCATCGGCTCGGAGGGGACCCTGGGGGTGATCACGCGCCTGGTGGTGCGCCTCCACCCCCTACCTGTCCATGTGCACACCGTGCGCGCATTTTTCCCCTCCGTGCTGGAAGCCGCTCAGGCTGCGTACGCCCTCATGGCTTCGGGCCTGCCCGTGGCCCGGCTGGAGCTCCTGGATGCGGCGGCCATGGCGGCCATCAACGCCTTCCTCCACCGCAACTACCTGGAGCAGCCGGCCCTGTTCGTGGAGTTCCACGCCAGCAGCGAAGCGGCCATGCGCCAGGAAGCACAGACCGCGCTGGAGCTGGTGCGCAGCTGCGGGGCGACGTCTTTGGACGTGGCCCGCACACCGGAGGAGCGGTCGGCCCAGTGGGAGGCCCGGCACCGGGCGTATTGGGCATTTACGCACCAGTTCCCCGGCCACCGGTTCCTCACCACGGATGTGGCGGTGCCGCTCTCCCGACTGCCCGAGATGGTGGCCTTCGCCCAGGCCCTACTCCGGGAGTTCCGGCTGCCGGGCAGGATCGTGGGGCACGTGGGGGATGGCAACTTCCACGTGCTGGTGGCGGTGCGACCGGAGGAGTACGATCGGGCGGAGGCCTACAGCGAACGGCTCGTGCGCAGGGCTCTGGAGGTGGGCGGGACGGCCAGCGGGGAGCATGGGGTGGGGCTGCGCAAGCGGAAGTACCTGGAGGTGGAGCATGGGCCGGCGCGCGAGTGGATGCGGCGGATCAAAGCCCTCCTGGATCCTGATGGAATTCTGAATCCAGGCAAGGGTGCGGGGTAA
- a CDS encoding TetR/AcrR family transcriptional regulator gives MVQSLVRPRHEELLAAAVRLFRERGYHATSMQNLAEALGIQRGSLYHYIAAKEDLLWEIMDRAMSRLMSAVEPIARAPSSAARRLQDAIAAHLAVAASLRDELTILHVELKSLSPARRREMVARRDRYEALFREVLEEGVARGEFREVDVKAASFALLGACNWFTQWFRPDGPQGHAHFARWFSDLFLRGLERREA, from the coding sequence GTGGTCCAAAGCTTGGTCCGTCCCCGCCACGAGGAGCTTCTGGCCGCGGCGGTGCGGCTGTTCCGGGAGCGCGGGTACCACGCCACCTCCATGCAGAACCTCGCGGAGGCCCTCGGGATCCAGCGGGGAAGCCTCTACCACTACATCGCGGCCAAGGAGGATCTGCTGTGGGAGATCATGGACCGGGCCATGTCGCGTCTGATGAGCGCGGTAGAGCCCATCGCCAGAGCTCCCTCCTCCGCCGCCCGTCGCCTCCAGGACGCCATCGCCGCCCACCTGGCGGTGGCCGCCAGCCTCCGGGATGAGCTCACCATCCTCCACGTGGAGCTGAAGTCCCTCTCTCCGGCACGCCGCCGGGAGATGGTGGCACGCCGGGATCGGTACGAAGCCCTGTTCCGGGAGGTCCTGGAGGAGGGTGTTGCCCGCGGGGAGTTCCGGGAGGTGGACGTCAAGGCCGCCAGTTTCGCCCTCCTCGGGGCCTGCAACTGGTTCACCCAGTGGTTCCGGCCGGACGGCCCACAGGGGCACGCCCACTTCGCCCGGTGGTTTTCGGACCTCTTCCTGCGGGGGCTGGAAAGGAGGGAGGCATGA